In the Chroicocephalus ridibundus chromosome 15, bChrRid1.1, whole genome shotgun sequence genome, one interval contains:
- the STOM gene encoding stomatin, with translation MADHEAGVPPKSRRVQDDPDTGLGVCGWILVITSLIFTVITFPISIWMCIKIIKEYERAIIFRLGRILKGGAKGPGLFFVLPCTDSFIKVDMRTISFDIPPQEILTKDSVTVNVDGVVYYRVQNATLAVANITNADSATRLLAQTTLRNVLGTKNLSQILSDREEIAHSMQATLDEATDDWGIKVERVEIKDVKLPVQLQRAMAAEAEAAREARAKVIAAEGEMNASRALKEASMVITESPAALQLRYLQTLTTIAAEKNSTIVFPLPIDMLQGIIGVNR, from the exons ATGGCAGACCACGAAGCGGGGGTCCCGCCTAAGTCTCGGCGGGTGCAAG ATGACCCTGATACTGGCCTCGGTGTGTGTGGATGGATCCTGGTGATCACGTCACTTATTTTCACTGTTATTACATTTCCTATATCAATCTGGATGTGCATAAAG ATTATAAAGGAATATGAGCGAGCCATCATATTCAGACTTGGACGCATCCTAAAAGGGGGAGCAAAGGGACCGG GTTTGTTTTTTGTCCTGCCCTGCACAGACAGCTTCATCAAGGTTGATATGAGGACTATCTCTTTTGATATTCCTCCCCAAGAG ATCTTGACCAAGGACTCTGTGACGGTTAACGTGGATGGAGTGGTTTATTACAGAGTTCAGAATGCCACCCTTGCTGTAGCAAATATCACAAATGCTGACTCAGCCACCCGTCTTTTAGCACAGACTACTTTGAGGAATGTTCTGGGGACCAAAAACCTTTCTCAGATTCTCTCTGATCGTGAAGAAATTGCACACAGCATGCAG GCCACCCTTGATGAGGCAACAGATGATTGGGGCATTAAGGTGGAACGTGTGGAGATCAAGGATGTGAAATTACCTgtccagctgcagagagcaatggctgcagaagcagaagctgcCCGGGAGGCAAGAGCTAAG GTAATTGCAGCTGAGGGTGAAATGAATGCTTCCAGGGCCCTGAAAGAGGCATCCATGGTTATTACAGAGTcccctgctgctcttcagcttcGTTATTTGCAGACCTTGACCACCATTGCTGCGGAAAAGAACTCTACCATCGTCTTCCCGTTGCCCATCGATATGCTGCAGGGCATCATAGGTGTAAATCGCTAG